The Ziziphus jujuba cultivar Dongzao chromosome 3, ASM3175591v1 region ACCTACAATATGCTAATTAAGGGATTTTGTATTATTGGTAAAGAAGAGGAGGGGATTAGAATTCTAAAGGAGATATTGGATAAGGGATGTTTCCCCAACAAGTCTACTTATGCTAGTTTGATTGAGGGGCTCTATGGCATGGGAAAGGAAGGAGAAGTCACACGGTTTCTTTTAATGCAATGTCAAGTGGAGTCATTGATAACGACCCTTCGGGTCCTTCCTCTATAAAACTGTTGGAGAGTTGGGTGTGGGGGCAAGTGTTCTTGACAAAACACTGTCAGATAAAGTTACATGGAGTTGTTCAATTTGACATATCTTTGGAGCCAATACCTTGATTTCCTTGTAATAAGGTGACCTTTACTCACCACAAGTTCTCTTTCAATAGTtccagccaaaaaataaaaaaatctcttttattagttgatgtcaaatttattttattcatcattttctctttttttcttcttattttattcGAGAATgccaattattttattatgattaatatGCTTTCGACGACCTTAgacttttccttttcattttcacttCTGTTATTCACCTTTGGTGTTATTGTTTTTGCATCCTCTACGGCCGGAATCAGAATACattgtttaaaaaatctaaTTGCATACTAGGATCATGTTATTgaattatttgatttgtaaaaTCTAATATCTTTACGccaatgttaaaaaataaaatacactgATCTGAAAAGCACTGATAAGAATGAACTATGGAGATTTataaagggtttttgtgaaataaaTTGCTATCTTCTATCCATATTTGCTAGGTAACCATGAGGAAAATAAATCAGTGATTTGTATCCACATTCGACTAGTAATGTTCCTTTGTTTGGATGATAGTAGTCTGATTGCAAGATGATCTGTTTTCCTTTGAATTTAAAGGGAGAGAATAGATTTACATCTATATATCAAAGTAGCACAAGCCATATTCAAGATGTGATTGAGGCTTAGAACAGAGGATATAAATTTGCATAATTCAGAACAATTTTACTGTCACATGTCGCAACTTCTACATAACATAGATCAGAGtgataagattttaattttctGGGGTATTATATGGTTTATTGGTTGTATAGCATTTGTGTAAGACTCGCCAAAAGtttcaaattatttaagaaGCTTAATATCTTCTGTAGGTGATCTATGGCTGCCCAAGTTGatagttctttcttttttctgaagCTACTCTGCTTCATTGTAAACCTCCTAATAAAGGTGGAGCCGTAATTTTGGTTTTGCTCAATAAATTTAGGACAGTGACTGATCTGAGCTAATAGGACCCTCTGCTGCAGTAAGACTTAATTTCTCCCAATTTTATTGGCCTGGGTTGTACCATAACAATGTCGGATAAGTTTTGATGGTCTGCTGTACTGTGATCATTGTTGTGTAGGTGTAGGGAATGCGTTACGCTCATGTATGGCATTAACTAAGTACCTATTTACAAGACCAAAGTCAATTTGGCCCGTCAATTTTTTAAGCTTGGCTCATTAATTGAATTATTTGGCTTGTGGAAAAGAAGCATGCCTAGTGGATCCCCAAAGTAACCCCAAAACAAGCTCAACTTAGAATTTTCAATTTATCgagcaaatatttttcttactatATGCGTAAGTTGGCATTTAATTTCCAAAACTCAATGTAGGGGGCATCATTATTTTTTCAGTAACCAACTATCTATAACGATTAACTCCTTTtgaattcatttttttgtttctgtgaaggaaatttttaatgaaaaagctGAGTATAAGCATCTTAAGTTGACTGATGTATATATAATGCTAGAAAATTTGTTCACATATGAGATCCCAGTATCTCCACTCTACATGAGCATTAATTAATTGTCTTTGCACATATgaccatattttatatattcatgTGCACTATCCAAGCTGGCGgtattcaattataattttaagaaaGAGTGGAGTTTCCAAGTGGaaattaacttattttaaaCTTGCAGCAACAATTTTCTTCTCAATTGAAGAACTCACACGTAAAGTAAACAAGATAAactgagaaaataaaatacaaccacGAAACATAAGTTTTATAGTGGTTCAGAACTTATAAGTATTTCTACATCCATTGTTGAAGAGTCTTGATGAGATTAAAATCAATGAAATCTTAAACTTCAGGTTAAAATATTCAACCTTTTTACTTGTAAACTATCAAAggttaaaaaattcaaactttatttaaaaaccATAGCCTCAAAAACTAAGGAAATTCACGTTTATGATATCTATTAATGTTTGGAAACTTTGAAATTAagtaatatacaaaataaagtTACGACATGGGAAAACGAATGAAGCTATTCAACATCAAGTTCACAATGTATAGAGAACATGTATTCAAAAGTGTAGCTCTATTAATTAAAACAGTGAGCAATTGAATATACATTAAACCTTGTGACGAAAACAATATGCATTTTAAATACCGCAAATGCTTGGAAATTTGAAATGATAATAATCTAAATGATGTTGCTTAAATGAAAATGTTTCAATACGATAAAAAAGTGAGGTTATAATGCTACTCAAATAAAGTACCACAAGCAACTAGCTTTAGGAAGCGCTTTCTCAATATACTCATATCAAGaaaatagtaaatattataatatatgtggATGTTTATTGTTGtgattgttgttgttgatgtgtttgatatggatatatatattattgtgtcTTGTGCAAGATGTAGGAATATTTAGGAATGTCCATATTTTAGAAGAAATTCCGTTGGATATTCTGTAGAAGCTTCGACGAAGCTATTTCCTAGATTCAAAGCTACTTCGAGAGTAATCTTTATGGGGATATTTCTATAGTAAAAGCTATACGTCCTCTAAGATCTAAATTCAAATTCTCCACCacaatattaccaaaaaaaaattaaaaaaaaaaaacaaaaaataagtcTTTTACAGttattttatggaaaataaTCTGTCAAAAAAATTcgataaacttaaaaaaaaaaattgtatgaaaaatgaaataaagactAACAAAGTTGCAACAGTCAACAGACATTAGAGTTTATTGTGtaaaaagcccaaaaaataataataattataatcattataatcattaataaattacGAAATAATCTTTATATACCAGGTATGACGCGTGAGAATAGCATAATAAAACAAGCTAATTAATGTACCTAAAATGCAATACTTACAGTTCCTCGAGGACAGCCCGCTTagtttttttctgtttctggttttaattttcattacttatttttaatgatttttcttttcttttttttttttttgaaaatcaatttttatttttaatgattttttttttttttttgaaaatcaattttattgttCTGAGGTGTTCGTTATTAATCGACCAAAGTGAtacagaaataatatatatatatatatatgatacttcAAAAGGCAATAtggtgatttttaaaattttgtgggCAAAGTGAGCAAATAAACAATAGTTTAAGAGagcaatttattttttacccaaaaaaaaaaaaaaaaggaatattattcaaagcacaaataaaaaatcatacctTATCTAATTGGCCTCGTCTTCTCCGATTTTTGTAATCATCAGTATAATCCATGGCTAGGACGATGGGGCGCACGAAGATATAGAGGAAGGTCCATAAAATGCGGAGAGCCCTGTCGGGGAAATATCCGAAAGTGAGATTGAGAATGCAGAGCAAGAAAGACACGCTGATGAACACGCAAGAAGCAATGGCGAATGCATTAGAAGATCCTAAGGCCGCATAAATGCCTGTCATAAACGCAATCACCATGACTACCATGGCCACTATGATGAGCTTGAATGCGAGCAAGAAATATGACGAGTCCTTTGTCCGATCTTTTTTGAGTGCCAAGAACATATGGATGAATACAGCACAACTAGAAAGCGCCATGGCTATTGCATCCGATATAAGGAATGCCTTGAATGCTGCATTTTCGCTTAGAACTGCACTTCCAGCAGCGCCCGGTTGTGAGCCTGCGTTGCTTGGCAGGTTATCACCGCCGCTCAAATAACCACCTGGTATAGTAAAACCGGCTGCGAATGTCACAGTAGCAATGAGTGCAGCTACCACTAGAGTTGAGTCTTTGTCCAACGACTTTTTCTTATCCGGCTTTTTACGATCATTGAACGCCTGCAATAtttgatcaaaattatatatacaagtaCAGATGTCCAGTAAAAtgaaacttattttattattattattattgttattatttttttccctcttttttatttgaaagacACCAAAGTGAACTTGTTATGGAAATGTAAAATAGAgaaattaaagaatatatatatatatatatatatgcaccagTTCCGCCTTAAGGGTACGACAAATAAGGCTTCTGCCTAGGGCCCCACGATGAAAAGAGGGTGGCCACctaaaaaatttttttcttattaattatatgtattatttacataaaaaaatttatttgttatgttaAATATAGTAGTATTGTTTTTTATCTCTTTGGAAATGTAGGgacatattaatatttttttaacttctacgtttgaatcaatcaaatatttaaataaataattatctctAACTAACTTTTCAAAACAAGTgtcaacttttaatttttttaatttaattttttcatattttaaatattgtaaatacacattaattttattctatcaaaattgttcttttttctaaacattcttccattttttattatcttacaATCTTTATATGAATTAGGAATGTGACAATaactatcattttaatattttagctAGCAATTTTTCttgtcaaaatttataaaacaaaacaaagcaacCAAACAAGACAAATTTTGAAtacttattgttttttattactCGCCATTTTATTGTTGTGATAGCCCCAGATCGGTTGAGCCGGCCtgatatgtacaaatataatttaatatggtTTGGCACCCTAAAAATTAATGATTCGCTTTGCAATTTAAATATCCTTTGAACTACAAAATTCTTACTCACATTGcccattaaattattgttttctttgctgtttAGTTGAATCGTACATGTCCTTTTGACTAGTTTGATAAAGCCAACCATACAGAActcatagcttttttttttttggaagttaTAATATgttctatttaatttaaatattgtttttgctTGTTTGACTAGTTTGTTTGTATTGATTAGAGAAAATTCCATTATTACCGGACTAAATtcataaaagataataataacaataaataaatattgataaaaactaatagtaataaataaataaagtttttgtAGTTTGGAAGTAAAACGCAAAACGTGTCGTGATATTAGTCGCACATATACCATCTAATATACATACCTTTGTCCAAATCTTGAAAGCATTTTTGGTTTCTCCttcaaattccataaaattgaGATCAAAGGCTCTGATAATTCGACGGTCTTGTTTTGTGATCTTGTCGAACTCGGTGGCAGCATGGTCATcatgataaaaattttcatcGACCAATAATGATTCACAACAATCTGGAGACCATGACATAATTTCTCTTATAAATGAACGACAAATTTTGGGATCGGCTATTACTTGAAGTGGTATCTGACCATTTTTGTCTTTGATACCTGCTGCAAATGGATCATATTCTAACAATACTTCAAGTGCATCTATGTTTCCCCGGTTTGCAGCATAATGTAATGGACCCCAACCTTTTTCATCATCTGCTACTCTGCATAACTCTTTCCTCTTTTTCAGAATAACGCTGATACCtacaacaattaaatatatgaaattaaaaatcatatgaaactaaatcttaaacatatatataaatagtcttgaagtgtatatatatatatttatatacacccaaaaaattggaaattacTGCCTCATGCAGAATAGTTTTGCCATCGGAGCCACCATAATAAGTAGAAGTTGTTTTTGCATCCATGTTGTGCAACCCTTTTTTTACCACAGAATAAAATCCTGCCTTGACAGCTAGGTAAAGAGGAGTTTCGCCTACTGCATTACCATCATACATGACCTCAATGGCTTCTTCACTCAAAATCTCTGCAACTTCACGATGTTTCGACCACTGAGCACTGTATTTGTGAAGCTTAAGCCCAAGCCATACATGCAACGCCGTGTCTCCGGCGTTATTCTTCATCCTCAACAACATCTGCTTGCTGACCCCACAGAAACCGCTTTCACTGTCTACATGATGATCAACACATTGACCAATAAGTAGTTCCACGGCGAAAACATCCCCATATTTTGCTGCTACGTGCAGCGGCGTTTCTCCCATAAAGTTTTGTTGCTTCAACAATCTTGGACACATGCCAAGGATCTTTTTCACAAAGTTGCCTGACTTTGTTTCAGAATCATTTCCATCGTTTCCACAATTTACTGGAAACATCTTAAATAGAATTTTTGACCAAGACTTTTGTTTTTCAGCTAATGATAATCTGTTTTTGAAATGGATATGGAGGACTGTATTCCTACCTCGAGTCAGTAAAAGATGAAGACGATCTTTATGTTGTTCAAATGCAGAAATTTGGCCAATAGCTGCTTCCCTGTACATCTGATGATCTATGCTGATGATATCATGAGGAGTGTGAATATCAGACTTGTGAATGTTGGCTTCATATTCCAGCAACCGTTCATGGAGATCTTCAAAGGAGATCTCTGTATCCCCTGATCTCAAGGCAGCAGAGATTCCTTTTAGATCAGGATTTAAGCCTTTGAGGACATAAATTGTTATCTCTTCATCTTTGAGCGGTTCATCAAGCAAGGGTAACTCATCTGCTGCTGCTTTGATTTCAAACATGTAAGTTGTGATACTGCAAGATCCTTGTGGTTGAACAAGCTTTTCTCGAAGTCTAATGATGCGTGATCGAGACGGCTTGGCATAGATGAGACATAGCTTGCTCCATAACTCACGCGATGTTTTAGCTGAAAGCACCATTGATGCAAGGTCAGGAGACAGAGAAGCAAGGAGAGATCCAAAGAGAAGATGATCTTTCCGAGTCCAAAATAAATACGCCAGGTTGGAGGATGGGGAAGGACAAGGTAAAGAACCATCAACATAACCTGTAAGTGCGTATCCATAAAGAAGAGCATCCCACTGTGCTTTCCAAGTGAAGAAGTTATCTGGAGTGAGCCGAATTGTTGCCTGTGTAGCAACATTAATGAATACCAGATTGGCAAAGTCATAGTTTTGAGTATCAGCCATAGAAGAGTAAGAAGCAGAGGAGATGGGTGTTTGGTCAGCCATATCAaagagtaaaaagaaaaagttcgGCACAGACTGGATAGGAAAACAAAGAACTCTATTAGAGCTTttaatgctctgataccatatgaGAATTGTTGTTGACTGATCaaagaaaattgtattttattgaaTGAGAATAAACTATATTTATACAACCGTTCAGTTGGTGTAGATAACTATACAATGGAGTATTGATAAAAACTATTTACAGCAGATTATAGAAAGCAAGATTCCATAACAGATTCGACAACAAGAGATACCCTCAAGTTAACTAAATCTCTATCAGGGGCCGAATATTGAAACTCTGCGAATCCATTCTCTTGTCTTTATTTTCGTTGATTTGTTTGGAAAGCTCAAATTAATTTCACAGGCGAATAAACCTTTTCCCTCTTTTGTGCAGTTAAATAGACAGGCGAGAAATCAACACCAGAAAATAATGGGGATTTACGGCCTGTTTGgcaaattcttctttttttaaaaaaataaaataaaaaaattaccatagttTTCTCTGGTTGGCTCTAAGTATCTTTTATCGAGCACGGAAAAGATCAGGGAATCATGGATGAGGTGGGGACCTCCATACAAGCAAATTGTTCTTGCATATTTACacttaacataaaaataaaatttaaaaaaaaaaaaaaaaaaaaaaaaaccaaaacaactttacattgttttttcTGCGTTTGAAGTTTTGAAACAACTTGCTCTTCAAATCTGTTTTCAGAAAACAATAGCCAAACATGTATATTTGtctttagagaaaaaaatttcgaCTTCTAAACACAAAAAGCacattttttaaacaatctGTTTTTAGTGATTGCTGAAAGCCGACAAATTTCTAcactaatattaatttttcaagcatTGCCTAAATTTTACTAAGGAACAAAATAACTTATATGCTAAAGAGAAAGGGTAACATGTGAAATCAGATATAATATAAGTTTTgtattaatgaaaattaaaatattatattatctattttacatataatattattttgtataaCTTGATTTGCTGGTTCCTAAAATTTATTCCTGGTTTTGCCTCTGAAAgtttttaatgtaaaatttataatgtgtataaagatttttttttttttttttaacaaaacaatTCTTTGGCCATATATTGGAATTAGCGACGGAGTTCACAACTTTATTAATTCTACTCATATTTGATTGAGTTCATGTTCTAATAATAGATATAAATGGCCATTCGGCCTCAAAATTTTAGAgacgtaaatatatatatatatatatacatatgtcacTGTTGCTTGTAACAAAATAacgcctatatatatatatatattccttttcatgtcaaaaagaggaagaaaaataaaataaaatttgtaacgtaaataaataatatatataaatatataggaaTTCTCACATTATGACATGCTAACATTTGCATTGGTTGAAaggttaattatttaaaaatacggTTAGGGTTtaaataagtttatatatatttcactttgCTCtcctaaaattttagaatatcaCGACTTATATAATCATCTTATATCGTAgtcctttacatatatatgcatattctcAAATCATAAACATCCTTACATGTCTGGGCATATttgaaaatgcattttaattagTGCTTacttttagaaatatttatttttcatagcaCTTTTATTAATAAGTGcatcataaaataaatggtataatgttttgcTATGTACAATGgaaaaaattttctaatttatttttgacatttttatattttaattaatgcatttaatgtctttttttttcttttaaattctgAAGCACTTATTTGGAAAAGCACCACCCTGCTTCAATTAGAAAAACCTTTAATGCTTATTTTCTGCTAAAAgagcactttttatttttttgccaagCATAATCATAGGTGTGTTTTTGCTTTGAAAGCATTTAATGGAGCTCTAAAAATACATCCAAACATGCCCTTAGATTACTttaatggtaaaaatattaaaaagtctGGATAGCAAAAtgatttgtgtgtatatatctatatatacatactataTTTATACATAGCTAGTCATTCATTAAGATATCTTGAtagattttttatcaaaatctcCTTTATCAATCATTAAATTTCTTCAACGactgagattaaaaaaatatatttgggatttaTAAGAGTTTTGAAAGTGTTTTTGCTAT contains the following coding sequences:
- the LOC132803216 gene encoding uncharacterized protein LOC132803216; translated protein: MADQTPISSASYSSMADTQNYDFANLVFINVATQATIRLTPDNFFTWKAQWDALLYGYALTGYVDGSLPCPSPSSNLAYLFWTRKDHLLFGSLLASLSPDLASMVLSAKTSRELWSKLCLIYAKPSRSRIIRLREKLVQPQGSCSITTYMFEIKAAADELPLLDEPLKDEEITIYVLKGLNPDLKGISAALRSGDTEISFEDLHERLLEYEANIHKSDIHTPHDIISIDHQMYREAAIGQISAFEQHKDRLHLLLTRGRNTVLHIHFKNRLSLAEKQKSWSKILFKMFPVNCGNDGNDSETKSGNFVKKILGMCPRLLKQQNFMGETPLHVAAKYGDVFAVELLIGQCVDHHVDSESGFCGVSKQMLLRMKNNAGDTALHVWLGLKLHKYSAQWSKHREVAEILSEEAIEVMYDGNAVGETPLYLAVKAGFYSVVKKGLHNMDAKTTSTYYGGSDGKTILHEAVISNFLGVYKYIYIHFKTIYIYV